In the Populus trichocarpa isolate Nisqually-1 chromosome 1, P.trichocarpa_v4.1, whole genome shotgun sequence genome, TTCCTCCAAATTTCTTTTAGGTCATCTCTTAATGATATACTCCTGTAATCATAAGCTGGGTTCCTTGATTGAAGTTCTTGAGATTTAACagtgaaattaaagttttgaagACATCAATCAAGTAATTAGAGTTCTTTTGAAGATGATGTTAATGATAGTGAAGATTTGAAGGAAGTTGGGTTTGAATACATTGTGAAGAGATTCCAAGTCTTGAAGAGTTTCAAGTCATCTTTAAACTGACACTTGCAAGGTCAGCAGTGTGCTTGCTTTTTCATATCATGACCTTCATATAATGGGGATTATGTTGGTACATTTCATTGGCAAAAGGCTTATGGTTCCCGTGCTCAGCCCCTGTTTTTGTAGCAGATGGTGACACTCATCTTCAACTTGTTTCTTTATCATCTTCTTTTGACAGGGAACCCCGTGGTTTTGGCTTTGTCCAATTTGCAGATCCTCATGATGCTGCTGAGGCAAAACATCATATGGATGGTCGAGTTCTTCTTGGCCGGGAGTTGACTGTTGTATTTGCTGAGGAGAATAGGAAGAAGCCAATGGATATGAGAACAAGGGAGCGTACAAGGTAGACACCATCTTTTATTTGTTGGCTTGCCTGATGGGATTGATTTTGATTGGCATGGATATTTTTCCTTAAACAACTATTTCTCTACTCAGTTGCGGTATAAGATGATTGCTGAAATGGCAGTGTTTTATTTGTCCATCTCTTTCTTcctactttgtttttcatttcgagTGGAGTTGAGAGCATGGAGGCATTGCTAACATGTATCTGGAATGATATGTTTCAGGGctcattgatttgaatttttctatTGGAAAACAAActtcaacaaattcaaaatgataagaTTAGCTATTTTGTTAGATTGTTCTGGTTTCTGAATTTGTGGATTATAAGGTGGAGTTGTTTCACATGCCAATCATGCCATGACATGATATAAGGATGTTCATGAGacctgtatttttttaatctataaattgTGTGATCAGGACTTGTTTTAAAGCTCTCTTGGTCCCAATTCAGGGTTGTATTTTATGATTTGAGTATATGCAATAATCTTCcatagttttcttttttgataatcCTCCAAATGATTTCATTTTCCTACAGGGGTCGATTTCGTGATAGAAGAAGATCACCTCCTCGTTATTCTCGGTCACCACGCCATTCTCGTTCTCCACCTCCACGCCATGCAAGATCCCCATCCCGTAGTCGAGAGTATTATTCCCCTCCTCCAAAAAGAAGGCATCACTCAAGGTATGTAATTATTTCTTTCCAGTTGCTATTGAattattcatgttttatttttattttttttcggcACCGAATATTTGTTCCTTATATAGGAAGTTGCATGCATTTTGCTTCCAAAAGCAAGTGTGTTTAGCTGTTCCAAACTGCTTGTGAAACACCGTGAAGCACTCCTTATTAGTTCTGAATCCGATATCACCTCCCTGGTTTCTGATTTACTCTTATTTATTTAGCCTCTTTGCCCTATAACTGAATTGCCCTGTCTGATGTAGGATTATTGTTATAGAAATAGGATACTTTCTGTGGTTTGTCACATGTCTTGCCATTGCCCCACTGAGGTGCATAGAGCTGTACCTTTTGACAATCCACTACTCCCACTTCAAATGTTCATGGCTGGCCTTTTGCTTTGAAGCAGATCTGTTTCACCCCAAGAGGGGAGGTACAGTCAAGAGAGGCCATATTCGAGATCAAGGAGCCACAGCCAAACTCCAGTTAGGAGCAGGAGCCGCAGCCCAGTTAGAAGCAGAAGCCGCAGCCCAAGAAGAAGCAGAAGCCATAGCCCAAATCATGATGAATATCCTAGGGAAGCAAATGGAGAAAGATCTCCTAGTCCTTAAACCCTGTATGGAAACAGATGTTTGGAACGCTGCTTGTCTTTTGGATTATGTTTACTGATGTGAGTGCTGTTCTATCAGATGGATTTGATCTAGGTTTTGTTGGCGTTTGGTTTCAACTTTGTAGAATACTTTATTGTTATTGCAGTTAATCCTGTTGCGTGGAaggatttgaattcaaaaacatcaaaaaaatcgTTGATTTAGTTATTTGCTTTTGAAGCCCTCAATCGTGAGGGTGTTTAATGATGCAAAATGCTGGGAGGCATTTCCACCCTAATCCCTGATGGTCTAGTTCCCTGCAAATGTTGCCACGGCACAGCTGAGCTGTTTTGAATCCCTGTCTTTTTAGCAAAAGTGGTGTTTATAAGGGACCATCAAGTGTAAAAAAGGAGGTGCTTTTGACGTTTGGTGCCCTCTGCATTTCACTTTACATCTAAGCGAGAGcatcaaatttttctttctgtGCAATGTTTGGCCCCATATCTAATCGGATTTGCAATCAAACATTTTGATGTCACACAATCATGCTCTTTACTTCTTTTAGGGCTCCACCCGACGAGATTAAAACTTTTGCGGAGATTTTATGCCGTCACATTGACGCTCCCATCAATTTCGGTCCTCTTTGAGCTTGGGATGTAGATTGTCTCTAATTTGGCTGCATGAGCTGAATATTCTTTGTTTCTGTTTCTTGCTGCTTATCAAAGCTAACAGAAGGGAATATGCCTTGACATCCCATTTCGAATAgcctgaatttgtttttttttatttggtcccaaaaaaaattctgaatttgGTGTTGAAGACAAGCATACTCATTAATGGCCACtggaattcaatttaattccttTTTCTCTGCTTTTATCACCTTCCTGTTTCCACAGCCAAAACCGTAACCTTTTGACCATTCGTATCCCTTTCAAGCTA is a window encoding:
- the LOC7457708 gene encoding serine/arginine-rich SC35-like splicing factor SCL33, whose product is MRGRSYSPSPPRGYGRRGRSPSPRGRYGGRSRDLPTSLLVRNLRHDCRPEDLRRPFEQFGALKDIYLPRDYYTGEPRGFGFVQFADPHDAAEAKHHMDGRVLLGRELTVVFAEENRKKPMDMRTRERTRGRFRDRRRSPPRYSRSPRHSRSPPPRHARSPSRSREYYSPPPKRRHHSRSVSPQEGRYSQERPYSRSRSHSQTPVRSRSRSPVRSRSRSPRRSRSHSPNHDEYPREANGERSPSP